In Desulfobacter hydrogenophilus, the genomic stretch CTGCCGGCGGTTGATGTCGGCAAATCCGTTTCGCGTGTCGGCGGCAAGGCGCAGCGCACGGCTTACCGAGCTGTGGCCGGTGACCTCAAGCTCGGCTACGCTCAGTTTGAGGAACTCGAAACCTTTTCCCGATTCGGCGCCCGACTTGATGAAGACACCCGAAAGATCATCGAACACGGACGACGGATTCGTGCCTGCCTCAAACAACCGGAGTTTTCCCCGGTGGCCGTGCCCGCGCAGATTGCCGTGTTGCTGGCATTGACTGCCGAACTTTTTGACCAGGTACCGCTTGACCGAATGACGGACGCCGAGGAGGCCCTGCGCAAAGCAGCGGCGGATATACCGCCAGAGGTGTGCGAGCGACTGGACACCGCTAAAAAATTAAGCGACGAGGATCATGAAATAATTATCCAAATCGCCCGCCAATCGCTTGCGGACTTCCAGTCCAAGGCTAAATCCGAGTCCGGACCTGAAAAGCAAACAGACAGCAACTCGAAACTTGAATCCGAGGAGGAGTCATGAGCGAGACTACGGCGAGTCTGCGGTGCAAGATCAGCGGAGCCAGGGATCTCCAATCCGTTGTCCGCACGATGAAGGCCGTGGCGGCCTCGAGCATCGGACAATACGAAAATTCGGTGCGTGCGCTGGCCGATTACTATCGCACGGTGGAGCTGGGGTTAGGCGTATGCCTGCGGAACAGCAGACCAGCGCCTTTAATTGCGGGCCGGAAAAGACAGACTGCTGCCAGTTCGATTGGCGCGGTCGTGTTCGGTTCAGACCAGGGACTGGTGGGTCAATTTAACGATGTGGTGGCCGATTTTGCGATCAAGGCTCTGACGGTTAAACCCGTGATCTGGGCCGTTGGTGAACGCGTTCATGCGCGCCTGGAGGACGCAGGCCTTCCTCTTTTAGGGCTTTTCACCGTACCGAATTCCGTTAAGGGCATCACTCCGCTCGTCGGGCAAATTCTCATGGAGAGCGAAGATAGACGCAACCAGGGTGAAATCTCCGAACTTTACCTGTTCTACAACCGCCCCACGTCCGGGCCGGTTTATGCGCCCGTCAGCCAGCGACTGCTGCCGCTGGACGCAACCTGGCGACGCAACCTGGCCGACGGTCCCTGGCCGACGAAAAACTTGCCCGAGGTCATAAATAGCGACACCGAGGCCTTGCGAGCGCTTATACACGAATATCTTTTTGTTTCGCTTTTCCGGGCGTGCGCCGAATCCCTTGCGAGCGAGAACGCCAGCCGCCTGGCGGCAATGCAACGCGCCGACAAAAACATTGATGAATTGCTGGAGGAACTTAACCGAACATTCCATCGTTTGCGCCAAAGTGGCATTGACGAGGAACTGTTTGACGTCATCTCCGGTTTCGAAGCACTGACCGCGGTGGAGAAATAATAAGGAACGAGCGGTCCTAAGATCAATTAATAAGGTTGATGCAGGTGACAACAAATTAGCTGTCACTATCATCTGCCGGAAAAAAGGAGGTGAGATTAATATGCCAAATAAAGACGGAACTGGACCCAAAGGCCAGGGACCGAAAGACGGACATGGGAAAGGAAAAGGCCAGGGTAAAAGAACTGGTCAAGGCGCAATGACTGGAGGCAAGGAGGGAATAAAAAAAACAAATAAAAAGTAAGCTATATTTACGAAAAATTTGTTTTTTATAAAAAAGGATAGCTAAGTTACTCAGATCTTTCAACCTTTGTTGTGGGCTGTGCCTGGGTATTGATAAACCAGGTCGGCCCATGGCCGTTATAAAAAAAGACAGAAGGAGCAAACCATGACAAACCTAAAAGCCGACCAGATTTTTGAAAGACAAGAATATCACCAGTCTCTGATGGAGAAAATGAGCATTGAATCCTCTTCTGTAGACACTTGCAGGCCTGAAGGTGAAAAGACGCTTTATATCGAAAAGCTGGAGCAGCAGATCAAATCCCTCAAATCCATTATGGATGACATGACAGAAAAAAGTAAAAATCTGGAAAAAGGATTCAGGGCAAAGTTTGAAGAGGATCGCAAGGTGATAGAGGAACGCTACTGTACGTTAAATAAGAAGATGAATAATATCCGCCAGGCAAGCGGAGAGGCCTGGAAAGAATTGGGTAAGGGAACTTCAAGTGCTTTGAAGGATTTTACAGAGGGTATAAAAAATGCTGTTTCAAAATTTAAATAACGGCCATGTAGACCTGGGCTATCGACACATAGGCTAAGCCCACAACGAAAGTTGAAAGATCTGTGGAGGTTACACAGACGTTCTTATAAAAAATAGTTTGGATGAGATGTTGGAATATCGCTTGCAATCCTGGGTGTAAAGGAGAGAGGAGGACGCGATGTCTTATCCGATGATGGGCTTGGGGATGGATTTCATAGATGACTTTTTTGAGGCAATTTTCGGTGTCACGACCACGGGTCTGAGCACGAAAGCGACGCTTGTTATTCAACCGGGTCTGGTGGCCAAAGGGCTGGCTGCAACAGCAGCCGAAACCGATGATTTGGTCGGTGGCACACGGGCATACGCTCAGCGAGCTCTGAAAGTCTAAGTGGTTTGACCGTCCTGGGTATCATCGGCTCCCTGGCGCTGGAAATCGGGTTTTTGGATGCGGTGCTGTATACATTTGCGGCGATCTCTACCGGGGGCTTTGCCCCGAATGACGGCAGCCTATCGACGCTCGGCAGGCCCTCACAGTTATGGATTACGCTGCCCTGCCTCGCCGGTGCGATCCCACTGGCGTTCTATTGTCGATTGTTTAAGAAGAAGCGGCGCGTTGCAGTGGCCTTTCTGCAACTCCAGGCCGTCATAATCGCTTCCCTGGTCGTTTCGCTGGCAGTGGGTGCCACGATGCGGCTGAGCGCTGGCATGGCTTGACCTCAAGTGCTCCACGAGACCGACAAGGCCAAAATGGATAAATTGTCTGAAGAGATGGACTGCAGCTTTCTGCAAGGTGATGGCAGCTGGCCTGACATCCTGGGTGAAGTGAATCCCGAACAGACCGATTTTCTGTTCTGTTTGACCGATAGCAACCAGGCCAACGTCATTGCCAGCCTCGTGGGCCGATCACTCGGATTCAAGCGAGTCGTGACGAGCATTCATGATGAGCAGTTCGAGGTCATCTGCCACGAGTTGGGGTTGAAGGACATGATTAGCCTATTCCGCACGATCAGCCGTTATCTGGCGGACATGATCGGCGGCAGGGAAAACGTAGAGTTGTCCACGGTTCTCAAAAACGAGGTCCGGATTTTAACGTTTACCGCCAAGGAAAAAGATGCTGTCTTGGTCAAAGATCTAAAACTGCCCGTCGAAACCCGTGTCGTTTGCTATTATCGGGAAGGCAAGTTCGCCCATGCCGATGAGGAGACACGCTGCACACAGACGACGAGATTGTGATTCTGACACACAGCAAAAATTTGGCTGAATTGGCAAAGCGTTGGCAGCCAAAGCAACGGAAGGAGAAGCCGTCGGATTCGGCTTTCTGCAAGAAAAACAAATAGAAGTAATCAGTCAGCATGGAAGGCTAAATCATTTTATAAAAGTTGCGGTCCTAAAGCACATCTGGAATAAAAAAAGGTTATATATGACCTTTTTCTGCGGTTTACTTAATCTGTAAAATCAAGTCTTATAAATCTCATTCGCTATATATCAATAGGATGATTATAAAATACCAGGCTGTGGATGCCTGGCACATAAGTTGCGATCTAAATTAAAAATAAAACAATAGAACGATAATTAGGAGGTCAGTTATGAATGAACAGAATCACCTCCCGGGGGGATCTAAACCGGCGTTGAATGACGTGCTGAAGGAAATTTTACAGCAGTTTAATAGATTCAAAGGCGGTCCGATCCTCATCCTTGTCCTCGGCGTGATGGTGGTGGTCTTATGGACGTCATGGTTCACCGTTCAACCGGAGGAAACAGGGATTGTACAGCGCTTTGGCAAGGTCATGCGTACGGCCGGTCCTGGATTGCATTTCAAATTGCCTTACGGAATCGAAAAGGTCCGTCTGCTACCCACGGCTCGTGTGCTAAAAGAAGAGTTCGGGTTTCGGACGGTCTCGGTTTCCACCGTTCCCGGTCAAAAAACCCGCTATGATTCAGGCGGCAACTACAAGGACGAGTCGCTGATGCTCACCGGGGATTTGAACGTCATAGATGTTCAGTGGATCGTCCAGTACCGCATCGAAGACCCT encodes the following:
- a CDS encoding F0F1 ATP synthase subunit gamma; the protein is MSETTASLRCKISGARDLQSVVRTMKAVAASSIGQYENSVRALADYYRTVELGLGVCLRNSRPAPLIAGRKRQTAASSIGAVVFGSDQGLVGQFNDVVADFAIKALTVKPVIWAVGERVHARLEDAGLPLLGLFTVPNSVKGITPLVGQILMESEDRRNQGEISELYLFYNRPTSGPVYAPVSQRLLPLDATWRRNLADGPWPTKNLPEVINSDTEALRALIHEYLFVSLFRACAESLASENASRLAAMQRADKNIDELLEELNRTFHRLRQSGIDEELFDVISGFEALTAVEK
- a CDS encoding potassium channel family protein, translating into MLHETDKAKMDKLSEEMDCSFLQGDGSWPDILGEVNPEQTDFLFCLTDSNQANVIASLVGRSLGFKRVVTSIHDEQFEVICHELGLKDMISLFRTISRYLADMIGGRENVELSTVLKNEVRILTFTAKEKDAVLVKDLKLPVETRVVCYYREGKFAHADEETRCTQTTRL